A portion of the Desulfobacterales bacterium genome contains these proteins:
- a CDS encoding type I restriction-modification system subunit M has product MSKEQERAELHRTIWQIANDLRGSVDGWDFKQYVLGMLFYRFISENLTNYINANEPEEGFEYAKLSDSDAEFGRADTVKEKGFYILPSELFFNVAKNAANDSNLNETLAAIFRDIESSAKGTESEDDLKGLFDDLDVNSNKIGATVEKRNKQLAKLLTAIAGLKLGSSNNTIDAFGDTYEYLMSMYASSAGKSGGEFFTPQEVSELLAEISTVGKTQVNKVYDPACGSGSLLLKFAKVLGKENVRGGFYGQEINLTTYNLCRINMFLHDINYNHFDIANGDTLIDPYHWDDEPFDAIVSNPPYSIKWEGKNNPLLINDPRFSPAGVLAPPSKADLAFTMHMLSWLSTSGTAAIVEFPGVLYRGGAEQKIRKYLIDNNYIDAVIQLPPDLFFGTTIATCIIVLKKSKKDNKTLFIDASAEFVRGGNKNKLSDENRQKILTAFKNREDSEYFARLVDNQKIGENDYNIAVSSYVVQEDTREMIDIQKLNAEIVGIVARQNELRKAIDEIVADLEGSRQ; this is encoded by the coding sequence ATGAGTAAAGAACAAGAACGCGCAGAACTACACCGTACCATCTGGCAGATTGCCAATGATTTGCGTGGTAGTGTCGATGGCTGGGATTTTAAGCAGTATGTGCTTGGAATGCTTTTCTATCGTTTTATCAGCGAAAACCTTACCAATTATATCAATGCCAATGAACCTGAAGAAGGTTTTGAGTATGCTAAACTCTCCGACAGTGATGCTGAGTTTGGACGCGCAGATACGGTAAAAGAGAAAGGCTTTTATATTCTGCCCAGTGAGCTTTTTTTTAATGTGGCTAAAAATGCCGCAAATGACTCCAACCTCAATGAAACCCTTGCCGCTATTTTTCGCGATATTGAAAGTTCCGCCAAAGGCACTGAGAGTGAAGATGACCTCAAGGGGCTGTTTGATGATCTGGATGTCAACTCCAATAAAATAGGCGCTACCGTAGAGAAGCGTAACAAACAACTGGCCAAACTGCTCACTGCTATTGCGGGATTGAAACTTGGCTCATCTAACAACACCATCGACGCTTTTGGTGACACTTATGAATATCTGATGAGCATGTACGCCTCCAGTGCCGGAAAATCAGGGGGTGAATTCTTTACCCCGCAGGAGGTGAGTGAACTTCTGGCGGAGATAAGCACCGTGGGTAAAACACAGGTCAACAAAGTGTATGACCCTGCCTGTGGCTCCGGCTCTCTGCTGCTTAAATTTGCCAAGGTTCTGGGCAAAGAGAATGTGCGGGGCGGTTTTTATGGACAGGAGATCAATCTGACCACCTACAACCTCTGCCGCATCAATATGTTTCTGCACGACATCAACTACAACCATTTTGATATCGCTAACGGAGATACCCTGATCGATCCCTACCACTGGGACGATGAGCCCTTTGATGCGATTGTCTCCAATCCCCCTTATTCGATTAAATGGGAGGGCAAAAACAACCCGCTGCTTATCAACGATCCCCGTTTCTCCCCCGCAGGTGTGCTGGCCCCGCCCAGCAAGGCAGATCTTGCCTTTACCATGCACATGCTCTCCTGGCTCTCAACATCAGGCACAGCAGCGATTGTTGAGTTCCCCGGTGTGCTTTATCGTGGTGGTGCCGAGCAGAAGATTAGAAAATATCTGATAGACAACAACTATATTGATGCGGTGATCCAGCTGCCGCCAGATCTGTTTTTTGGTACCACCATTGCCACCTGCATCATCGTTTTAAAAAAGAGCAAAAAAGACAACAAAACCCTGTTTATTGATGCCTCTGCCGAGTTTGTCCGCGGTGGCAATAAAAACAAACTCAGTGATGAAAACCGCCAAAAGATTTTAACGGCCTTTAAAAACCGTGAAGACAGTGAATATTTTGCCAGGCTGGTAGATAACCAGAAAATCGGCGAAAATGACTATAACATCGCCGTCTCAAGTTACGTGGTGCAGGAAGATACCCGCGAGATGATTGATATTCAAAAACTCAACGCCGAGATTGTCGGCATTGTTGCCCGGCAAAATGAACTGCGTAAAGCGATTGATGAAATTGTCGCTGATTTGGAGGGAAGCCGGCAATGA
- a CDS encoding virulence RhuM family protein, with translation MKEKQKNNILIYKTENGKTDITVRLENEDVWLSQQQMAELYQTSRTNVVEHIKHIFEEEELAEETTCRKFRQVQKEGGRNVKREIPFYNLDMIISLGYRIKSRIATSFRIWATKRLNEYIRKGFTMDDERLKNLGGGNYWKELLERIRDIRSSEKVLYRQVLDLYATSVDYNPKSNESIAFFKTVQNKLHYATNKQTAAETIYSRADAEKDFMGLLNFSGLRPTKAETAIAKNYLNEDELFRLNRMVSAFFDLAEIKAREHTQMRMKDWVAELDKFAEIYGKGVLADAGKVSHRQATEKAENEYRQYQVKTLSPVEKAYLDSIKTVQKKIEKKAKDENRHD, from the coding sequence ATGAAAGAAAAGCAAAAAAATAATATCCTTATTTATAAAACCGAAAACGGAAAAACGGACATTACCGTTCGTCTTGAAAACGAGGATGTATGGTTAAGCCAACAACAAATGGCGGAACTCTACCAAACATCACGAACGAATGTCGTCGAACACATCAAGCACATTTTTGAAGAAGAGGAATTGGCCGAGGAGACAACCTGTCGGAAATTCCGACAGGTTCAAAAAGAAGGCGGCAGAAATGTAAAAAGGGAAATTCCCTTTTATAACCTCGATATGATCATTTCCCTCGGGTATCGGATTAAATCCCGTATTGCCACCAGCTTCAGGATATGGGCGACAAAACGATTGAATGAGTACATCCGCAAAGGTTTCACCATGGATGACGAGCGGCTTAAAAATCTGGGCGGTGGAAACTACTGGAAAGAATTACTTGAGCGTATCCGTGATATTCGAAGCAGTGAAAAAGTGCTTTATCGGCAAGTGCTGGATCTTTACGCTACGAGTGTGGATTACAATCCAAAAAGCAACGAATCAATTGCATTTTTCAAAACCGTGCAAAACAAACTGCACTACGCCACCAACAAGCAGACAGCCGCAGAGACTATTTACTCTCGCGCCGATGCCGAAAAAGATTTTATGGGACTCTTAAACTTTAGCGGTTTAAGACCCACCAAAGCAGAAACCGCAATCGCCAAAAATTATCTCAATGAAGATGAGCTGTTTCGCCTGAACCGCATGGTGTCGGCATTTTTTGACCTTGCTGAAATCAAAGCCAGGGAACATACCCAAATGCGGATGAAAGATTGGGTGGCGGAACTTGATAAATTTGCCGAAATCTACGGCAAAGGCGTACTTGCAGATGCAGGAAAAGTAAGCCACAGGCAGGCAACAGAAAAAGCCGAAAATGAGTACCGACAATATCAGGTAAAAACACTCTCTCCTGTAGAAAAAGCCTATCTGGATAGCATTAAAACCGTGCAGAAAAAGATTGAGAAGAAGGCAAAAGATGAGAACCGCCATGACTAA
- a CDS encoding restriction endonuclease subunit S, whose translation MNKIDLPAAPTAQVGKLIEEFCPQGVQFRALGEVYKFNYGKGNTIPTVGGQYPVYGSNGVVGTHNEFNSENSPVIGHIGAYAGIVNWGHGKHYVTYNGVICKIIADFVTPKYAYYQLLKQDFNSMAHSASQPFVSYDMLNKVQIPIPPLTIQKEIVKILDNFTQLEAELEAELEARKKQYEHYREALLSFGDDVEFRALGEVCKFLRGSAITKKKTSVGEIPVVANAPGPICFHGESNRTGETIVVSRSGAYCGLVSFWNQPIFITDAFSIYLETTLLKPKFIYYFLKKNQKTIHSMKKGFGVPHVRVKDFETYSIPIPPLSKQKEIVAILDKFDALVNDISTGLPAEIAARKKQYEYYRNQLLTFKPLEAQDAN comes from the coding sequence ATGAATAAAATAGACCTGCCTGCCGCGCCAACGGCGCAGGTAGGGAAATTGATTGAGGAATTTTGTCCGCAGGGGGTGCAGTTTCGGGCATTGGGTGAGGTTTACAAGTTCAATTACGGAAAAGGGAATACTATTCCTACAGTTGGTGGTCAATATCCTGTTTATGGGAGCAATGGTGTTGTTGGAACACATAATGAGTTCAATAGTGAAAATTCTCCAGTAATTGGGCATATTGGCGCATATGCTGGAATCGTCAACTGGGGACATGGTAAACATTACGTCACATACAACGGAGTTATATGCAAAATAATAGCCGATTTTGTAACTCCAAAATATGCTTACTATCAATTATTGAAACAAGACTTTAATTCGATGGCGCATAGTGCATCCCAACCTTTTGTTTCATATGACATGCTCAACAAAGTCCAAATCCCCATCCCACCCCTCACCATCCAAAAAGAGATTGTCAAAATCCTTGATAATTTCACCCAGCTGGAAGCAGAGCTGGAAGCAGAGCTGGAAGCGAGAAAAAAGCAGTATGAGCATTATCGTGAGGCGCTTTTGAGCTTTGGGGATGATGTGGAGTTTCGGGCGTTGGGGGAGGTTTGTAAGTTTCTTCGAGGGTCAGCTATTACAAAGAAAAAAACGTCGGTTGGAGAAATTCCGGTTGTTGCAAATGCACCTGGACCTATTTGCTTCCATGGCGAAAGCAACAGAACAGGAGAAACAATTGTTGTTTCTAGATCTGGCGCTTATTGTGGGCTGGTTAGTTTTTGGAATCAGCCGATATTTATTACAGATGCGTTCAGTATTTATTTGGAAACTACTTTGCTTAAACCAAAATTTATTTATTACTTTTTGAAGAAAAATCAAAAAACGATTCATTCCATGAAGAAAGGTTTTGGAGTGCCACATGTTCGTGTGAAGGACTTTGAAACATACTCTATCCCCATCCCACCCCTATCCAAGCAAAAAGAGATCGTCGCCATCCTCGATAAATTCGATGCCCTAGTCAACGACATTTCAACGGGTCTGCCCGCAGAGATCGCCGCCCGCAAAAAACAGTATGAATACTATCGCAACCAGCTACTAACCTTTAAACCACTGGAGGCACAGGATGCCAACTGA
- a CDS encoding type I restriction endonuclease subunit R, whose translation MPTDYSYNLVAQNPTSTVVAKYPPEGVSEVREKRAEYYQSEDALEKAFIKQLELQAYEYLPITDAKALEDNLRTQLEKLNNYSFTSSEWERFFNTELANPNQSIVEKTTTIAEDHIKNLTLENGTVKNIYLLDKKNIHNNQLQVINQYATDAGKRSNRYDVTVLVNGLPMVHIELKRRGVAITEAFNQINRYARESFWADSGLFEFVQLFVISNGTHTKYYSNTTRARHIKEGGKSTAKKGKKSSNSFEFTSWWADATNRPITDLMDFAKTFFAKHALLNILTRYCVFTSDKELMVMRPYQIVATERILSRIEISTNARTLGKLEAGGYIWHTTGSGKTLTSFKTAQLASRLPHIDKVLFVVDRKDLDYQTMREYDKFEKGAANSNTSTQILTRQLGNPNANIIITTIQKLDRFIKKNKGHAIFSDHIVIIFDECHRSQFGDMHTGITKTFKNYHLFGFTGTPIFAKNSSSGGRADLKTTEQAFGDKLHTYTIVDAIADKNVLPFKVDYISTMREEENIEDKKISGIDREAALSSAERLSNIVGYILEHFNQKTKRNNKFYFHRVTKNINEIVSAKDRRKVERIMAQIRLSGFNSIFAVSSIDTAKKYYVEFKKQLEGVPSDRQLKIATIFSYSANEEETDGFLDDENSENTTGLDASSRDFLDSAISDYNQMFGTSYDTSTDKFQNYYKDLSERVKNREVDILIVVNMFLTGFDATTLNTLWVDKNLRLHGLLQAYSRTNRILNSVKTFGNIVCFRNLEKATNESIALFGDKEAGGLVLLKSYDDYYNGYQNEDKEVRGYKSMIDELLEKYPAGEQIISEQAQKDFIRLYGAILRMRNILTAFDEFTGNEILTERDLQDYHSKYIDLYNQLRKTGEADKENINDDLVFEMELIKQIEINIDYILSLIKQYHEKHTEDKEILVDINKAIDSSVELRNKKELINQFITSLDVGANIDEDWQKFVNKRKIEELEQIIRDENLNRDAAYTFVNNAFRDGYIATGGTAITTVIPSVSRFSKTGERTQKRESVLSRLTQFFERFFNISNEAL comes from the coding sequence ATGCCAACTGATTACAGTTACAATCTGGTTGCCCAAAACCCGACCAGCACGGTGGTGGCAAAGTATCCGCCAGAGGGTGTGAGTGAGGTGCGGGAAAAACGGGCAGAATATTACCAAAGCGAAGATGCCCTGGAAAAAGCGTTTATCAAGCAACTTGAACTACAGGCATACGAGTATCTACCGATCACCGATGCCAAGGCACTTGAAGACAATCTGCGAACCCAGCTGGAAAAGCTCAATAACTATTCGTTTACATCAAGCGAGTGGGAGCGGTTTTTTAATACGGAACTTGCCAACCCCAACCAGAGCATTGTTGAAAAAACCACCACTATTGCAGAAGACCATATCAAGAACCTGACACTTGAAAACGGCACGGTAAAAAACATCTATCTGCTGGACAAGAAAAACATCCACAACAATCAGCTACAGGTGATCAACCAATACGCCACTGATGCGGGGAAGCGATCCAACCGCTACGATGTGACGGTGCTGGTTAATGGTCTGCCGATGGTGCATATTGAGCTGAAACGTCGAGGTGTGGCGATTACCGAGGCGTTTAACCAGATTAACCGCTATGCCCGTGAGAGCTTCTGGGCAGACAGCGGACTGTTTGAGTTTGTGCAGCTCTTTGTTATCTCCAACGGCACCCATACCAAGTATTACAGCAATACCACCCGTGCCAGGCACATTAAAGAGGGCGGCAAATCTACTGCAAAAAAAGGCAAAAAAAGCAGCAACAGTTTTGAGTTTACCAGTTGGTGGGCGGATGCCACCAACAGGCCCATTACCGACTTGATGGACTTTGCTAAAACCTTTTTTGCCAAACATGCCCTGCTCAATATCCTCACCCGCTACTGCGTGTTTACCTCAGACAAGGAGCTGATGGTGATGCGACCTTATCAGATCGTTGCCACCGAGCGTATTCTCAGCCGCATAGAGATCAGCACCAACGCCAGAACTCTGGGTAAATTAGAAGCGGGGGGTTATATCTGGCACACCACAGGGTCGGGCAAAACGTTGACCAGCTTTAAGACAGCGCAACTGGCAAGCCGACTGCCTCATATCGACAAGGTGCTGTTTGTGGTGGATAGAAAAGATCTCGATTATCAAACCATGCGCGAATATGACAAGTTTGAAAAAGGGGCGGCCAACAGCAACACCAGCACTCAGATTCTTACCCGACAACTTGGAAACCCGAATGCAAACATCATCATCACCACGATTCAGAAGCTGGACCGTTTTATCAAGAAAAACAAAGGACATGCGATTTTCAGTGATCATATTGTGATTATCTTTGATGAATGCCACCGCAGCCAGTTCGGTGATATGCATACCGGCATCACAAAAACATTCAAAAACTATCACCTGTTCGGATTTACCGGCACACCGATTTTTGCAAAAAATTCCAGCTCCGGTGGTAGAGCCGATCTTAAAACCACCGAACAGGCTTTTGGCGACAAGCTTCACACCTATACCATTGTTGATGCCATTGCCGATAAAAACGTTCTCCCCTTCAAGGTGGATTACATCTCCACCATGCGGGAAGAGGAAAATATCGAAGATAAGAAGATAAGCGGTATTGACCGTGAGGCGGCACTCTCATCTGCTGAACGTCTGAGCAATATTGTGGGTTATATCCTTGAGCATTTTAATCAAAAGACAAAACGAAATAATAAGTTTTATTTTCATCGTGTCACAAAAAATATCAATGAAATTGTAAGTGCGAAAGACCGGAGAAAAGTTGAAAGGATTATGGCGCAAATTCGCCTGTCGGGGTTTAACTCTATTTTTGCTGTTTCATCCATTGATACCGCAAAAAAATATTATGTTGAATTTAAAAAGCAACTTGAGGGCGTGCCCAGTGACAGGCAGCTCAAAATAGCCACCATCTTTAGTTATAGTGCCAACGAGGAGGAGACAGACGGGTTTCTTGATGATGAAAACTCAGAAAACACGACAGGGCTGGATGCCAGCTCACGAGATTTTTTAGACAGTGCAATCAGCGACTATAACCAGATGTTCGGCACCTCTTATGATACTTCAACCGATAAATTTCAAAACTACTACAAAGATTTAAGCGAGCGGGTAAAAAACCGTGAAGTGGATATTCTAATTGTAGTGAATATGTTTTTGACAGGTTTTGACGCAACCACCCTGAATACCCTGTGGGTGGATAAGAATCTGCGCCTGCACGGTTTGCTGCAGGCCTATTCACGCACCAACCGAATCCTGAACAGCGTTAAAACATTCGGCAATATTGTCTGCTTCCGCAATCTTGAAAAAGCCACCAACGAGTCAATAGCCTTGTTTGGTGATAAAGAGGCTGGCGGTTTGGTGCTGTTAAAATCGTATGATGATTACTACAACGGCTACCAGAATGAGGATAAAGAGGTTCGAGGCTACAAAAGCATGATTGACGAACTGCTGGAAAAATATCCTGCAGGTGAGCAAATCATCAGCGAACAAGCCCAGAAGGATTTTATCAGACTCTATGGCGCTATTTTGCGGATGCGAAATATTCTGACCGCTTTTGATGAATTTACGGGCAATGAGATTTTAACCGAGCGTGATTTGCAGGACTATCACAGCAAATACATTGATCTCTATAACCAGTTACGCAAAACCGGTGAGGCAGACAAAGAGAACATCAACGATGATCTGGTGTTTGAAATGGAGCTTATCAAGCAGATAGAGATCAACATTGACTATATTCTCTCACTGATTAAGCAGTATCACGAAAAACATACGGAAGATAAGGAGATTCTGGTTGATATCAATAAGGCGATTGATTCAAGCGTTGAGCTGCGTAACAAAAAAGAGCTTATCAACCAGTTTATTACCTCTCTTGACGTGGGGGCAAATATTGATGAAGATTGGCAGAAATTTGTCAACAAGCGGAAAATTGAGGAGCTTGAGCAGATTATTAGAGATGAAAACCTTAACCGTGATGCCGCTTACACCTTTGTGAACAATGCTTTTCGTGATGGTTATATTGCAACCGGCGGCACCGCTATTACAACGGTTATACCATCTGTATCCAGGTTTAGTAAAACGGGTGAACGAACCCAAAAACGAGAGAGCGTTCTAAGCAGGCTTACTCAATTTTTTGAACGATTTTTTAATATCTCCAATGAGGCATTGTAG